A section of the Clostridium felsineum DSM 794 genome encodes:
- a CDS encoding AraC family transcriptional regulator codes for MNWIGDMNNALKYVEENLNKNIDSCEVSGAAHMSKFYFLRTFKILTGMTLGDYIRERRLSLATKDIVSTKDKIIDIAYKYGYETPEAFTKAFKRLNGISPTEARKNKKNLKAIPPLSFQIIVKGEENMNYKIETKKSFKIAGVSKRISTEGGNNFKIIPEFWNEIEKNGQCEVLERNAGKLGVMGVCTNFDCDCQEFDYLIAVEGDKIEGIDDYVVIEVPELSFAIFESIGPMPDALQDVTRRIFSEWFPATKYEEAKGPEFEVYSKGDPKAEDYRAEIWVPVIEKRE; via the coding sequence ATGAATTGGATAGGCGATATGAATAATGCACTTAAATATGTGGAGGAAAATCTCAATAAAAATATTGATTCATGTGAGGTGTCAGGTGCCGCACATATGTCAAAATTTTATTTTTTAAGAACATTTAAAATTTTGACGGGAATGACTTTAGGAGATTATATAAGAGAAAGAAGACTAAGCTTAGCAACTAAAGATATAGTTTCTACTAAGGATAAAATAATCGATATAGCTTATAAGTATGGTTATGAGACACCAGAAGCCTTCACAAAGGCCTTTAAAAGACTTAATGGAATATCGCCTACAGAGGCTAGAAAAAATAAAAAAAATCTAAAAGCAATACCGCCGTTGTCCTTTCAAATAATTGTAAAGGGAGAAGAAAATATGAATTATAAAATTGAAACTAAAAAGAGCTTTAAAATAGCAGGAGTTTCTAAAAGAATCTCAACTGAAGGTGGTAATAACTTTAAAATTATACCTGAGTTTTGGAATGAGATAGAAAAAAATGGACAGTGTGAAGTTCTTGAAAGAAACGCAGGAAAGTTAGGCGTTATGGGAGTTTGTACTAATTTCGATTGCGACTGTCAAGAGTTTGATTATTTAATAGCTGTTGAAGGAGACAAAATAGAAGGTATAGACGATTATGTAGTTATCGAAGTTCCTGAATTGTCTTTTGCTATATTTGAAAGCATAGGACCTATGCCTGATGCCCTACAAGATGTAACTAGAAGGATATTTTCAGAATGGTTTCCTGCTACAAAATATGAAGAAGCAAAAGGGCCTGAATTTGAAGTATATTCAAAAGGAGATCCTAAAGCAGAGGATTACAGAGCAGAAATTTGGGTTCCGGTAATAGAAAAAAGAGAATAG
- a CDS encoding sucrose-6-phosphate hydrolase: protein MNQFIQKVKDVEIKYKDEIEADHYRQKYHLMPRVGFMNDPNGLIEIAGEYHVFYQYNPFYPEEKHVCWGHFRSKDLITWEELPVALSPLEWYDSHGCYSGSAVDKDGKFVLMYTGNVKDSKGERETYQCLAESSDGVNFKKLDINPVIKNQPKGYTRHFRDPKVLKHNDKWYMVIGAQREDEKGSTVLYCSEDLEKWNIVNEILGSNLSKFDFLGYMWECPNLFTLDNKDVLLFCPQGVDKKGDLYNNIYQCGYILGKLNYETGEFNCGDFLELDRGFEFYAPQIMKDHKGRILLLGWMGLPDKESSPITNNRWLHCLTSIRELKIKDNKIVQQPIIEMQKLRREKTEHKEVLIKDNELELKGISGDSFELKCTFEFDKVEQFGIKMRYNSDINEETVMFYDTVEEKLVFDRSKDGFHKKEDGQRRCYVKNNGKLKAHIFMDKSSIEIFINDGEETFTSRIYPSEESTDVVFFSKGGEIKLNAIHWVI from the coding sequence ATGAATCAATTTATACAAAAAGTTAAAGATGTTGAAATAAAATACAAAGACGAAATTGAAGCAGATCATTACAGACAAAAGTATCACCTTATGCCAAGGGTTGGTTTTATGAATGATCCTAATGGATTAATAGAGATAGCTGGTGAGTATCATGTATTCTACCAATACAATCCCTTTTATCCAGAGGAAAAACATGTTTGTTGGGGGCATTTTAGAAGTAAGGACTTAATTACATGGGAGGAGCTGCCAGTGGCCTTGAGCCCTCTAGAATGGTATGATAGTCACGGCTGTTACTCAGGAAGTGCTGTGGATAAGGATGGAAAGTTTGTTTTAATGTATACTGGAAATGTAAAAGACAGTAAGGGCGAAAGAGAAACTTATCAGTGTCTTGCAGAAAGTAGTGATGGCGTTAATTTTAAAAAACTTGATATTAATCCAGTAATAAAAAATCAGCCTAAAGGCTATACTAGGCATTTTAGAGATCCAAAGGTGTTAAAGCATAATGATAAATGGTATATGGTTATAGGTGCTCAAAGAGAAGACGAAAAGGGAAGTACTGTTTTATACTGCTCTGAGGATTTAGAAAAGTGGAACATAGTTAATGAAATATTAGGATCTAATTTAAGTAAATTTGATTTTTTAGGCTATATGTGGGAATGCCCTAATTTATTTACTTTGGATAACAAAGATGTTCTATTATTTTGTCCACAGGGAGTGGATAAGAAAGGTGATTTATATAATAATATATATCAATGTGGATATATTCTAGGAAAACTTAATTATGAAACAGGAGAGTTTAATTGTGGAGATTTTTTAGAACTGGATCGTGGATTTGAATTTTATGCTCCTCAGATAATGAAGGATCATAAGGGAAGGATACTACTTTTGGGGTGGATGGGGCTTCCTGATAAAGAAAGTAGTCCAATAACTAATAATAGGTGGCTTCATTGTTTAACTAGTATAAGAGAGTTAAAAATAAAGGATAACAAAATAGTACAGCAGCCTATTATAGAAATGCAAAAATTGAGAAGAGAGAAAACCGAACACAAAGAAGTGTTAATAAAAGATAATGAGCTAGAGCTTAAGGGAATATCAGGAGATAGTTTTGAACTTAAATGTACTTTTGAGTTTGATAAAGTAGAACAATTTGGAATAAAAATGAGGTATAATAGTGATATAAATGAGGAAACTGTCATGTTTTATGATACTGTAGAGGAAAAATTAGTTTTTGATAGAAGTAAAGATGGATTTCATAAAAAAGAAGATGGTCAAAGACGATGTTATGTAAAAAATAACGGTAAATTAAAGGCTCATATATTTATGGATAAATCCTCCATTGAAATATTTATAAATGATGGAGAGGAAACTTTTACTTCAAGAATATATCCAAGTGAAGAGAGTACAGATGTTGTATTTTTCTCAAAAGGTGGAGAGATTAAACTTAACGCAATTCATTGGGTAATATAA
- a CDS encoding carbohydrate kinase family protein, which yields MNNVLCIGELLIDFICSDIDTTLSKGENFKKKAGGAPANVTAAISKLGGSASFLGKVGADPFGQFLKDTLGGVKVDTSMLIMDSNSNTTLAFVSLQANGERDFVFNRGADGLLRYNEINLDKVYSNKIIHFGSATALLGGDMTDTYLKIMKEAKKKGIFISFDPNYRDNLWGSRTEEFKDISRECMELADFVKLSDDELKIISGKETLEEGIKSLVSENRVIAVTLGKEGTLISRGKENEIIKSIKVKSIDSTGAGDAFVGAFLYKLSQAIEPKKVLNDFSEIKEVTCFANKVGAIVCTKLGAISALPNLEEVEGD from the coding sequence ATGAATAATGTTTTATGTATAGGAGAACTTTTAATTGATTTTATATGCTCTGATATAGATACAACACTTTCTAAAGGAGAAAATTTCAAAAAGAAGGCAGGGGGAGCACCTGCAAATGTAACAGCTGCAATTTCAAAATTGGGAGGAAGTGCCTCGTTTTTGGGAAAGGTTGGAGCTGATCCCTTTGGGCAATTTTTAAAGGATACTTTAGGGGGAGTGAAAGTGGATACATCTATGCTTATTATGGATAGCAATTCAAATACAACACTTGCTTTTGTATCGCTTCAGGCAAATGGAGAAAGAGATTTTGTTTTTAATAGAGGTGCAGATGGACTTTTAAGGTATAACGAAATAAATTTAGATAAGGTTTATTCTAATAAAATAATTCACTTTGGATCTGCAACTGCACTTTTAGGTGGAGATATGACAGATACGTACTTAAAAATAATGAAAGAAGCTAAAAAGAAGGGTATATTTATATCTTTTGATCCAAATTACAGGGATAATCTTTGGGGAAGTAGAACAGAAGAGTTTAAAGATATTTCACGTGAATGCATGGAACTTGCAGATTTTGTGAAATTAAGTGACGATGAACTTAAAATTATTTCTGGTAAGGAAACTTTAGAAGAGGGAATAAAGTCTTTAGTATCTGAAAATAGGGTTATTGCTGTAACTTTAGGTAAAGAAGGCACTTTGATTTCAAGAGGAAAAGAAAATGAAATTATAAAAAGTATAAAAGTGAAATCAATAGATTCAACAGGAGCAGGGGATGCATTTGTAGGAGCATTTCTTTATAAGCTTTCACAAGCTATAGAACCTAAAAAAGTTTTAAATGATTTTTCTGAAATTAAAGAAGTCACTTGCTTTGCTAATAAAGTTGGAGCAATAGTTTGCACAAAGCTTGGTGCTATAAGTGCTCTACCTAATTTAGAAGAAGTTGAAGGTGATTAG
- a CDS encoding sucrose-specific PTS transporter subunit IIBC, translating into MDYNKTAKDILRFLGGEENVISAAHCATRLRVVLKNEKAAKTKEIEKLDGVKGVFSSAGQYQIIIGQGSVNKVYKAFVEGTGISEASLTDTKKAAMNNMNLFERFARMLSNIFVPIIPAIVASGLLMGLLGMLDAFHLVNSKSGLYIILNMFSNAAFQFLPIIIAFSAAREFKTNPYLAAALGAIMIHPDLQNAWTLGEGIKHTVNIFGLNIGMVGYQGTVLPILISVWVMGYIERALRKVIPEALDILLTPFLTLMVTGFFAMVVIGPGGRFIGDEISLGLQTLYNTAGFFSGILFGGLYSLIVITGIHHSFHAIEAGLLANPAIHKNFLLPIWSMANVAQGGAALAVYFKTRDKKIKSIAAPASLSCLLGITEPAIFGVNLRYTKPFIAGAIGGAIGGGYVVFTKVAMTAIGVTGIPGTAIVKQGSFINYIIGMVLAFGGAFIVATILGIKEEEKDESLEEKSEAFEENITAPANGKVVSLKNVPDKTFSTGLIGEGIGIDPEDGEVVAPIDGTVVHIFETKHAIAIKSKTGVEMLIHIGIDTVKMEGEGFKSFISDGQEIKKGDKLVQFDLDLVKEKEFSPIVLTIVTNHEDMGFVNVEKTDGKQVKQKDEILKVGTK; encoded by the coding sequence ATGGATTACAACAAAACGGCAAAAGATATTTTAAGATTTTTAGGTGGAGAAGAAAATGTTATAAGTGCAGCTCATTGTGCTACAAGACTTAGGGTAGTTCTTAAAAATGAAAAAGCAGCAAAAACTAAGGAAATAGAAAAGCTAGATGGAGTTAAGGGAGTATTTTCAAGTGCAGGACAGTATCAGATAATAATTGGTCAAGGAAGTGTTAATAAAGTATATAAGGCTTTTGTTGAAGGTACTGGTATATCAGAAGCAAGTTTAACTGATACAAAAAAAGCAGCTATGAATAATATGAATTTATTCGAGAGATTTGCAAGAATGCTTTCAAACATATTTGTACCAATTATACCAGCTATAGTTGCAAGCGGACTTCTAATGGGTTTACTTGGAATGTTAGATGCTTTCCATTTGGTGAATTCTAAGAGTGGTTTATATATAATTTTAAATATGTTTTCAAATGCAGCCTTTCAATTTCTACCTATAATAATTGCGTTTAGTGCAGCTAGAGAATTTAAAACAAATCCATATTTAGCAGCGGCGTTAGGTGCTATAATGATTCACCCAGATCTTCAAAACGCGTGGACACTTGGAGAAGGTATAAAGCATACAGTAAATATTTTTGGGCTTAACATAGGAATGGTAGGTTATCAAGGAACAGTTCTTCCTATACTTATTTCAGTATGGGTTATGGGATATATTGAAAGAGCTCTTAGGAAAGTGATTCCAGAAGCATTAGATATTCTATTAACTCCATTTTTAACATTGATGGTAACAGGTTTCTTTGCAATGGTAGTTATAGGACCAGGTGGAAGATTTATAGGTGATGAGATATCTTTAGGTCTTCAAACCTTGTATAATACAGCAGGTTTCTTCTCAGGAATATTATTTGGAGGACTTTATTCTTTAATTGTTATAACAGGAATTCATCACAGTTTTCATGCTATTGAGGCAGGACTTCTTGCTAATCCAGCAATACACAAGAATTTTCTACTACCAATCTGGTCAATGGCAAATGTAGCTCAAGGTGGAGCGGCTCTTGCAGTTTATTTTAAAACTAGAGATAAAAAAATAAAATCAATAGCAGCACCAGCATCCTTATCATGTCTTTTAGGTATAACAGAACCAGCTATCTTCGGTGTTAATCTTAGATACACAAAACCTTTTATTGCAGGAGCAATAGGTGGAGCAATAGGTGGAGGTTATGTAGTATTTACAAAAGTTGCAATGACAGCTATTGGTGTAACAGGAATACCAGGTACTGCTATAGTTAAACAAGGTTCATTTATTAACTATATTATCGGAATGGTTTTAGCCTTTGGAGGAGCGTTCATAGTAGCTACTATCCTTGGAATAAAGGAAGAAGAAAAAGATGAATCCTTAGAAGAAAAAAGTGAGGCTTTTGAAGAAAATATAACTGCACCTGCTAATGGAAAAGTAGTTTCACTTAAAAATGTACCAGACAAAACTTTTTCAACTGGGTTAATTGGAGAAGGAATTGGAATAGATCCAGAGGATGGAGAGGTCGTTGCTCCAATAGATGGAACAGTAGTTCATATATTTGAAACGAAACATGCTATTGCTATAAAAAGTAAAACTGGTGTTGAAATGCTTATTCACATAGGTATAGATACTGTAAAAATGGAAGGTGAAGGTTTTAAAAGCTTTATTAGTGATGGCCAAGAGATAAAAAAAGGTGACAAATTAGTTCAATTTGATCTTGATTTAGTTAAAGAAAAAGAATTTTCACCAATAGTATTAACTATAGTAACAAATCATGAGGATATGGGATTTGTAAATGTTGAAAAAACAGATGGAAAACAGGTAAAACAAAAAGATGAAATTTTAAAAGTTGGAACAAAATAA